One Antiquaquibacter oligotrophicus genomic region harbors:
- a CDS encoding FAS1-like dehydratase domain-containing protein — MPVNPDLQGRTFPSVAPYLVGREKVREFARAVFATSPLNFDPEAAIAAGYADVVAPPTFPVVVQEATLAQLLAEPDAGIDFSRVVHGDQRFTYTRPVVAGDELTATLTVTSVKTLGGNAMVTSESSMVDAAGDHVVTAISTLVVRGDDA, encoded by the coding sequence ATGCCAGTCAACCCCGATCTGCAGGGGCGCACCTTCCCGTCGGTCGCGCCGTACCTCGTCGGCCGTGAGAAGGTCCGCGAGTTCGCGAGGGCCGTGTTCGCGACGAGTCCACTCAATTTCGACCCGGAGGCGGCGATCGCCGCAGGCTACGCCGACGTCGTCGCGCCGCCGACGTTCCCGGTGGTGGTACAGGAGGCGACCCTCGCCCAGCTGCTCGCCGAGCCGGATGCCGGTATCGACTTCTCACGTGTTGTGCACGGAGACCAGCGCTTCACCTACACGCGCCCCGTCGTCGCGGGCGACGAACTCACGGCCACCCTCACGGTCACGTCGGTGAAGACCCTCGGCGGCAACGCCATGGTCACCTCGGAGTCGTCGATGGTGGACGCCGCGGGTGATCACGTGGTCACGGCGATTTCGACGCTGGTGGTACGGGGTGATGACGCGTGA
- a CDS encoding M1 family metallopeptidase, translating to MQNIDCLAVTGSDTAFVPILIVAAVLLVAGVVIALVARKRGLAALALIPLLFLGVAFTPGAAPALADPCTQLPPGTMPEPSDPCVVDPDAVAEGVSSEPLGDTYYPDYGNVGYDVQSYHVEFVFDPEQPLLEAVATIVATATTDDPLAEFSFDFETLGSDGEPTLLATDVTVDCAPAEFEHAGRDLTVSPSKAIAPGDDFAVVVTYSGTPGYVDDVYGDSGWHWLTGGAALVMGEPASSSAWFPSNAHPLDKALFSVTGTVPFDPEAADTEQWRVSSNGEPVELDGEAPEGWWTFGWAAPEPMATYLTTLFIDKFEYTVSEAANGVTIYNSFSPGVSQTVKDRAARTEEIMLFFENYFGDYPFTTNGGQFTNDSLGYALETQTRSSYSRNASLNTIAHEIAHQWVGDSVTLSTWADMCLNECLAEYAASWLWSEHTSGTVLDTKYSTTVAQRKNQPAWWATPLVDMGAGNEFNDVYTRGSLAIHALRKEMGDDAFFDLLYRWATEKAGQNVTWAQFEDMVDEVAGRDLGAFMSAWFTSTGVPADEYLYPGDIPPAP from the coding sequence TTGCAAAATATTGACTGTCTCGCCGTCACGGGCAGCGACACCGCTTTTGTTCCCATCCTCATCGTGGCGGCGGTGCTTCTCGTCGCCGGCGTTGTGATCGCACTGGTTGCCCGCAAGCGCGGGCTTGCGGCACTCGCGCTGATCCCGCTTCTCTTCCTCGGGGTTGCGTTCACGCCGGGCGCCGCTCCCGCGCTCGCCGACCCGTGCACTCAGCTTCCGCCGGGCACGATGCCCGAGCCGTCCGACCCGTGTGTGGTCGACCCGGACGCGGTCGCCGAGGGTGTGTCATCCGAGCCGCTCGGTGACACCTATTACCCGGACTACGGCAACGTCGGCTACGACGTGCAGTCGTACCACGTGGAGTTCGTCTTCGACCCTGAGCAGCCGCTCCTCGAGGCGGTGGCAACGATCGTCGCGACGGCGACGACGGATGACCCGCTCGCCGAGTTCTCTTTCGACTTCGAGACTCTCGGCTCCGACGGCGAACCCACCCTTCTGGCGACGGATGTCACGGTCGACTGCGCACCCGCAGAGTTCGAGCACGCCGGCCGCGACCTCACGGTGTCGCCCTCGAAGGCGATCGCGCCGGGGGACGATTTCGCTGTCGTGGTGACCTACTCGGGTACCCCGGGTTATGTGGACGACGTCTACGGTGACAGCGGTTGGCACTGGCTGACCGGTGGTGCAGCTCTCGTGATGGGGGAGCCCGCGTCATCCTCGGCATGGTTCCCGTCGAATGCGCACCCGCTCGACAAGGCGCTCTTCTCTGTCACCGGCACGGTGCCGTTCGACCCGGAGGCTGCCGACACCGAGCAGTGGCGTGTGTCGTCCAACGGCGAGCCGGTCGAGCTCGACGGCGAGGCACCGGAGGGGTGGTGGACGTTCGGGTGGGCAGCACCCGAGCCCATGGCCACGTACCTGACGACGCTCTTCATCGACAAGTTCGAGTACACGGTTTCGGAGGCGGCCAACGGTGTCACCATTTACAACAGCTTCTCGCCCGGGGTGAGCCAAACGGTCAAGGATCGCGCGGCCCGCACGGAGGAGATCATGCTCTTCTTCGAGAACTACTTCGGCGACTACCCGTTCACGACCAACGGCGGGCAGTTCACCAACGACAGCCTCGGCTACGCCCTCGAGACGCAGACGCGGTCGTCCTACTCGCGTAATGCGAGCCTGAACACGATTGCTCACGAGATCGCGCACCAGTGGGTTGGCGACAGTGTGACGCTGTCCACGTGGGCTGACATGTGTCTCAACGAGTGCCTCGCGGAATACGCCGCGAGTTGGCTGTGGTCGGAGCACACGAGCGGAACGGTGCTCGATACGAAGTACTCGACGACCGTCGCGCAGCGCAAGAACCAGCCTGCCTGGTGGGCGACCCCGCTCGTGGACATGGGCGCCGGCAACGAGTTCAACGACGTGTACACCCGTGGTTCCCTCGCCATCCACGCGCTGCGCAAGGAGATGGGTGACGACGCGTTCTTCGATCTGCTCTACCGCTGGGCGACGGAGAAGGCCGGGCAGAACGTGACGTGGGCGCAGTTCGAGGACATGGTCGATGAGGTCGCCGGTCGCGACCTGGGTGCGTTCATGTCGGCGTGGTTCACGTCGACCGGTGTGCCCGCCGACGAGTACCTCTACCCGGGAGACATCCCGCCGGCGCCGTAA
- a CDS encoding ABC transporter permease encodes MRTFLHDTGIIFGRQLRLALREPLWIVIGLTQPVLYLVLFGPLLEPLASQLGATNAYALFVPGLLVQLAVFGALFVGFGFLGEYRDGVIEAERVTPASRTALLLGRVLKDMLQVSVQSAILVSLSFAFGLRGSLVGILIGYLIAVVLTGAVAAAGYALALTVKTEDSLAAVANGVSLPLILLSGILLPMTLAPGWLQTVSDAVPIKHIVQGMRDLFAGDIFGPGPLWALFWTAVLVTAGVWVGTRVFRRQNA; translated from the coding sequence GTGCGTACTTTCCTCCACGACACCGGGATCATCTTCGGCCGTCAGTTGCGTTTGGCACTCCGCGAGCCGCTGTGGATCGTTATCGGGCTCACCCAACCGGTGCTCTACCTCGTGCTCTTCGGGCCGCTGCTCGAGCCCCTCGCATCGCAGCTCGGAGCGACGAATGCGTACGCGCTGTTCGTGCCGGGTCTGCTTGTGCAGTTGGCCGTGTTCGGTGCGCTCTTCGTAGGTTTCGGCTTCCTCGGCGAGTACCGCGACGGTGTGATCGAGGCAGAGCGTGTGACTCCCGCCTCGCGCACGGCGCTTCTCCTCGGGCGTGTGCTCAAGGACATGCTGCAGGTGAGTGTGCAGAGCGCCATCCTCGTGAGCCTTTCGTTCGCGTTCGGATTGCGCGGCTCGCTGGTGGGCATCCTCATCGGTTATCTGATCGCGGTTGTGCTCACCGGCGCCGTCGCGGCGGCAGGCTACGCGCTCGCGCTCACGGTGAAAACCGAAGACTCGCTGGCGGCAGTCGCCAACGGGGTTTCGCTGCCGCTCATCCTGCTGAGCGGCATCCTGCTGCCCATGACGCTCGCGCCGGGCTGGTTGCAGACGGTGTCGGATGCCGTGCCGATCAAACACATCGTGCAGGGTATGCGCGATCTCTTCGCCGGCGACATCTTCGGGCCAGGCCCGCTGTGGGCGCTCTTCTGGACCGCCGTGCTCGTCACCGCGGGTGTGTGGGTGGGTACGAGGGTCTTCCGCCGTCAGAACGCGTAG
- a CDS encoding VanZ family protein produces MQQRTASRLPTVALVVGAAYLVILLAMTVTPVLNPNTTLGFAGGAFRAEAWLSPSTWTGGWSGELLANVILFIPLGWLAARLLPLPLAIVVPVVISVGIEFAQLFLPGRVSDPRDLVANTAGALLGVLLARALARPAPTSRAVRQ; encoded by the coding sequence ATGCAGCAGCGCACCGCATCGCGACTTCCCACGGTCGCACTCGTGGTTGGTGCCGCCTACCTCGTCATCCTGCTCGCGATGACGGTCACCCCCGTGCTGAACCCCAACACGACGCTGGGCTTCGCGGGTGGCGCGTTCCGTGCCGAAGCCTGGCTGTCTCCGTCAACCTGGACGGGCGGTTGGTCCGGTGAGCTTCTGGCTAACGTCATCCTCTTCATCCCCCTCGGATGGCTCGCGGCCCGCCTTCTTCCGCTGCCGCTCGCCATCGTGGTTCCGGTCGTCATCAGCGTCGGCATCGAGTTCGCGCAGCTGTTCCTCCCCGGTCGGGTGTCCGACCCGCGTGACCTCGTCGCGAACACCGCTGGCGCGCTTCTCGGGGTGCTTCTCGCCCGGGCGCTCGCGCGCCCGGCCCCGACCTCGAGAGCCGTACGCCAGTAG
- a CDS encoding YciI family protein, whose amino-acid sequence MKYMLIMRSTDEAIEASKDLDFEEIINAMGAYNESMIKAGVMAGGDGLAPATEGFVVDFSAEKPIVTDGPYGETHELFNGFWIVEVSSKEEAIEWASRAPLGPGSKLEVRRITDETDFADFEDNEFIQKEKEWREAGL is encoded by the coding sequence ATGAAGTACATGCTCATCATGCGCAGCACCGACGAAGCGATCGAGGCCAGCAAGGATCTCGATTTCGAGGAGATCATCAACGCGATGGGTGCCTACAACGAGTCCATGATCAAGGCCGGCGTCATGGCCGGCGGTGACGGCCTCGCCCCCGCCACGGAGGGCTTCGTCGTCGACTTCTCCGCCGAGAAGCCGATCGTCACCGATGGCCCCTACGGCGAGACGCACGAGCTGTTCAACGGTTTCTGGATCGTCGAGGTCTCGAGCAAGGAGGAGGCCATCGAGTGGGCGAGCCGCGCGCCGCTCGGCCCTGGCAGCAAGCTCGAGGTGCGGCGCATCACCGACGAGACCGACTTCGCCGACTTCGAGGACAACGAGTTCATCCAGAAGGAGAAGGAGTGGCGCGAGGCCGGTCTGTGA
- a CDS encoding UDP-N-acetylmuramate dehydrogenase — protein MATVDLAEYTTMHVGGPAREFIAAHSEQELTDAALEVWGKGDELLVLGGGSNVVIADDGFDGTVLHVETRGIEHLAAEEGAVRLRVAAGEPWDELVAYTVEQGWSGIEALSGIPGSSGAAPIQNIGAYGQELSSTLTAIDFLDYDSGLVERVTADDLGLAYRTSSIKRGRQGIVVAIELRLQDADTTVAGYDQLAAALGVDVGARVAVAEVRERVLALRASKGMVLDPNDQDSVSCGSFFTNPIVSENFARSLPSEAPRWLEPDDVNVKLSAAWLIERAGIPRGFSLPGSHAAISSKHTLAITNRGGATAAEVAELARYVRTRVLAQFGVLLHPEPNLIGVSV, from the coding sequence ATGGCCACCGTGGACCTCGCCGAGTACACCACGATGCACGTGGGCGGCCCCGCGCGCGAGTTCATCGCGGCGCATAGTGAGCAGGAGCTGACGGATGCCGCCCTCGAGGTCTGGGGCAAGGGCGACGAGCTGCTCGTGCTGGGCGGCGGCTCCAACGTGGTCATCGCCGACGACGGCTTCGACGGCACCGTTCTGCACGTGGAGACGCGCGGAATCGAGCACCTCGCTGCCGAGGAGGGCGCCGTTCGCCTCCGAGTGGCGGCGGGCGAACCGTGGGACGAGCTCGTCGCCTACACGGTCGAGCAGGGGTGGTCGGGTATCGAGGCGCTGTCCGGGATTCCGGGTTCCAGTGGTGCCGCGCCCATCCAGAACATCGGCGCTTACGGCCAGGAGCTCTCCTCGACTCTCACGGCCATCGACTTTCTCGACTACGACAGTGGTCTCGTCGAGCGTGTGACGGCGGATGACCTCGGTCTGGCCTACCGCACTTCGTCGATCAAACGCGGGCGTCAGGGAATCGTGGTGGCAATCGAGCTGCGTCTCCAGGATGCCGACACCACCGTCGCCGGTTACGATCAGTTGGCGGCCGCGCTCGGTGTGGACGTTGGGGCGCGGGTTGCGGTTGCGGAGGTGCGCGAGCGTGTGCTCGCGCTGCGGGCATCCAAGGGAATGGTCCTCGACCCGAACGACCAGGACTCGGTGAGTTGCGGGTCGTTCTTCACGAACCCGATCGTGAGCGAGAACTTCGCTCGCAGCCTGCCCTCGGAGGCTCCGCGGTGGCTGGAGCCCGACGACGTGAATGTGAAGCTCAGTGCAGCGTGGCTGATCGAGCGGGCGGGCATCCCGCGCGGTTTCTCGCTCCCTGGTTCGCACGCAGCGATCTCGTCGAAGCACACGCTCGCTATCACGAACCGTGGCGGGGCAACCGCGGCCGAGGTCGCCGAGCTCGCGCGTTACGTGCGCACTCGTGTGCTCGCCCAGTTCGGTGTGCTGCTCCACCCCGAGCCCAACCTCATCGGTGTTTCGGTCTGA
- a CDS encoding MaoC/PaaZ C-terminal domain-containing protein codes for MIEVEVGQVVAEHVQHVTRDSLVRYAGASGDFNPIHYRDDVAASVGLPGVLAHGMLTMGLAAQPVVDWIGTRGWVSDYQVRFTRPVVVDPAEGATLTIVAKVGAVDDAGLRVDLTVSFNDATVLGKAQVRVTLS; via the coding sequence GTGATCGAGGTGGAGGTCGGCCAGGTGGTCGCGGAGCACGTTCAGCACGTGACCCGGGATTCGCTCGTGCGTTATGCCGGGGCATCCGGCGACTTCAATCCCATCCACTACCGGGACGACGTTGCGGCTTCGGTGGGTCTGCCCGGCGTTCTCGCTCACGGCATGCTCACCATGGGCCTTGCCGCTCAGCCGGTTGTCGACTGGATCGGAACCCGCGGTTGGGTGAGCGACTACCAGGTGCGTTTCACGCGGCCCGTCGTGGTGGATCCCGCCGAGGGCGCGACTCTCACGATCGTCGCCAAGGTCGGTGCGGTGGATGATGCGGGCCTCCGCGTCGACCTCACCGTAAGTTTCAATGACGCAACCGTGCTCGGCAAGGCGCAGGTTCGCGTCACTCTCTCCTGA
- a CDS encoding RNA polymerase sigma factor, whose amino-acid sequence MTDVSRTLDAVWRIEGARIVATLAKKTGDVGLAEDLAQEALAEALAQWPESGVPQNAGAWLTAVAGRRAIDGWRRRERQDARYRQMAHDLAEASVDEWEPLDDDVLRLVFTACHPVLSRESQVALTLRVVASLTTEEIARMLLVPVATVQARITRAKKTLAAAHVPFEAPDPSEWGDRLGGVLGVVYLIFTEGYAATSGDRWMRTDLAHEALRLGRVLAGLLPREPEVHGLVALMEFQASRFAARVDREGNPVLLADQDRTRWDRAQIGRGVAALQRADAVGRGRGAYSLQAAIAECHAIAPSVDDTDWDRIVILYEALGRLAPNPVVELNRAVAVSMATGPANALRIVDGLAAAGSLKGSYLLPSVRGELLSRLGRNAEAREELLIAASLAANERESAVLRAKAAALV is encoded by the coding sequence GTGACCGACGTCTCGCGCACCCTCGATGCCGTCTGGCGTATCGAGGGTGCGCGGATCGTCGCCACACTCGCCAAAAAGACGGGCGACGTTGGACTCGCGGAGGATCTCGCGCAGGAGGCGCTCGCCGAGGCGTTGGCGCAGTGGCCGGAGTCGGGCGTTCCGCAGAACGCGGGGGCGTGGCTCACCGCCGTGGCGGGGCGCCGGGCGATCGACGGCTGGCGGCGGCGCGAGCGACAGGATGCCCGCTACCGGCAGATGGCGCACGATCTGGCCGAGGCATCCGTCGACGAATGGGAGCCGCTCGACGATGACGTGCTCAGGCTCGTGTTCACCGCGTGCCACCCGGTGCTGTCGCGGGAATCGCAGGTCGCGCTCACGCTCCGAGTTGTGGCAAGTCTCACCACGGAGGAGATCGCGCGGATGCTCCTCGTGCCGGTCGCGACGGTGCAGGCACGAATCACGAGGGCGAAGAAGACCCTCGCCGCCGCGCACGTTCCCTTCGAGGCGCCGGACCCGAGTGAGTGGGGTGACCGCCTCGGGGGTGTACTCGGGGTGGTGTACCTCATCTTCACCGAGGGATATGCCGCGACATCCGGTGACCGCTGGATGCGCACCGACCTCGCCCACGAGGCGCTGCGCCTCGGCCGTGTGCTCGCGGGCCTCCTGCCGCGGGAGCCGGAGGTGCACGGTCTCGTCGCGCTCATGGAGTTTCAGGCATCCCGGTTTGCCGCTCGCGTGGACCGCGAAGGAAACCCCGTGCTGCTCGCCGATCAGGACCGCACGCGGTGGGACCGCGCCCAGATCGGCCGCGGTGTCGCTGCCCTGCAGCGGGCGGATGCCGTGGGCCGGGGCCGCGGCGCGTACAGCCTTCAGGCGGCCATCGCCGAATGCCACGCAATCGCACCGAGTGTGGACGACACCGACTGGGACCGCATCGTGATCCTCTACGAGGCGCTCGGTCGCCTGGCGCCGAACCCTGTCGTGGAGCTCAATCGGGCGGTCGCCGTGTCGATGGCGACGGGCCCCGCGAATGCCCTGCGCATCGTGGATGGGCTCGCGGCGGCGGGCAGCCTCAAGGGTTCCTATTTGCTGCCGAGCGTGCGCGGGGAGCTCCTGTCGCGATTGGGCCGCAATGCCGAAGCGCGCGAAGAGTTGCTGATCGCGGCATCCCTCGCAGCAAACGAGCGTGAGAGTGCGGTGCTGCGCGCGAAAGCGGCCGCGCTCGTTTAA
- a CDS encoding NUDIX domain-containing protein yields MPWITRSSRVVYENRWISVREDTVEGPGGPGIYGVVTVRHPAVFIVAVDDDDRVCCVEIDRYATGGPSIEVPAGGTDGEEPADAAARELREETGLIAREWTLLGRMNALNGVSNAPEYVYLARGLTQDPTADTLATQQEEGIGEVTWVPFDRALEMISDGTITDGETVAALAYAALHLRRL; encoded by the coding sequence ATGCCCTGGATTACCCGCAGCTCCCGCGTCGTTTACGAGAATCGCTGGATCTCCGTACGGGAGGACACCGTGGAGGGGCCGGGCGGCCCGGGCATCTACGGAGTGGTGACGGTGCGGCATCCGGCAGTCTTCATTGTCGCCGTCGATGACGACGATCGTGTGTGTTGTGTCGAGATCGATCGTTATGCGACCGGTGGCCCCTCGATTGAGGTTCCGGCGGGCGGAACCGACGGCGAGGAACCCGCGGATGCCGCGGCACGCGAGCTCCGCGAGGAGACGGGTCTCATCGCCCGCGAGTGGACCCTCCTCGGCCGCATGAACGCGCTCAACGGTGTCTCGAATGCGCCAGAGTACGTCTACCTCGCGCGGGGTCTCACGCAGGACCCGACAGCCGACACACTCGCAACGCAGCAGGAGGAGGGCATTGGCGAGGTCACGTGGGTTCCTTTCGACCGGGCGCTCGAGATGATTTCCGACGGCACGATCACCGACGGAGAAACCGTCGCGGCGCTCGCCTACGCCGCACTGCACCTGCGGCGACTGTAG
- a CDS encoding ATP-binding cassette domain-containing protein, giving the protein MIEARGLARTFETGRGKHKSEVVAVAGVDIDVAEGEIVGFLGPNGAGKTTTLRMLTTLLKPSAGRATVAGFDLATQPVKVRQAIGYVSQSGSTSRLAVSGSEIVAHGRLYGISKQQAETRGRELFDQLDLEGLWDRPTKTLSGGQRRRLDIAMGLVHDPRLVFLDEPTTGLDPQARANLWTHISDLRTKRGSTVFLTTHYLDEADALCDRIMVIDHGTIVASDTPEALKRKVSGDLVALTVASEADVSAAASTLATVATSEVTTDGLLVSARVTNGGHAMPGLLRALDAAGASLDSIEVRRPTLDDVFLTMTGRSLRESE; this is encoded by the coding sequence ATGATCGAGGCACGCGGGCTCGCCCGCACGTTCGAGACCGGGCGGGGAAAACACAAGTCAGAGGTGGTCGCGGTCGCCGGCGTCGACATCGATGTCGCCGAGGGCGAGATCGTGGGCTTCCTCGGCCCGAACGGCGCGGGCAAAACCACGACACTTCGGATGCTCACAACGCTCCTCAAACCCAGCGCGGGACGCGCGACGGTCGCAGGGTTCGACCTCGCGACCCAACCGGTGAAGGTGCGGCAGGCGATCGGCTACGTGTCGCAGAGCGGTTCGACGTCGCGTCTCGCCGTCTCGGGCAGTGAGATCGTCGCGCACGGTCGTCTCTACGGCATCTCCAAGCAGCAGGCCGAGACCCGTGGCCGTGAGCTCTTCGACCAACTCGACCTCGAGGGTCTGTGGGATCGCCCGACGAAAACTCTGAGCGGCGGTCAGCGGAGGCGTCTCGACATCGCGATGGGGCTCGTACACGACCCACGGCTCGTGTTTCTCGACGAGCCGACCACCGGCCTCGACCCGCAGGCTCGCGCCAACCTGTGGACGCACATCTCCGACCTGCGCACGAAGCGTGGCTCAACGGTATTCCTCACCACGCACTACCTCGACGAGGCGGATGCCCTGTGCGACCGCATCATGGTCATCGATCACGGCACGATTGTCGCCAGTGACACCCCCGAGGCGCTCAAGCGCAAAGTGTCGGGCGACCTCGTGGCCCTCACCGTGGCATCCGAGGCGGATGTCTCGGCCGCAGCATCCACCCTCGCTACCGTCGCCACCTCCGAGGTCACCACCGACGGTCTCCTCGTCTCAGCGCGTGTGACGAACGGCGGCCACGCGATGCCCGGCCTGCTTCGGGCGCTGGATGCGGCGGGGGCCTCTCTCGACTCGATCGAGGTGCGCCGGCCCACCCTCGACGATGTGTTCCTCACCATGACGGGGCGTTCGCTCCGGGAATCGGAGTAA
- a CDS encoding SDR family oxidoreductase gives MSKIIIIGGHGKVALLLAPILAGRGDDVTAVVRNPDHLEEVAAGGAAPVLADVETLDTDALAELIAGHDAVVWSAGAAGDRTRTYAVDRDTAIRSMDAAAQAGVTRYVMVSYLGARPDHGVPESDPFFRYAEAKAAADAHLRASGLDYTILGPSSLTLEPASGRISVQSERGTVSRGNVAEVIAAVLVEPSTVGKTIEFVDGETPISEAILG, from the coding sequence ATGTCGAAGATCATCATCATCGGGGGCCACGGCAAAGTCGCGCTCCTTCTCGCGCCCATCCTCGCCGGGCGCGGGGATGACGTCACCGCTGTCGTGCGCAACCCCGACCACCTCGAAGAGGTCGCCGCGGGAGGCGCGGCGCCCGTGCTCGCCGACGTCGAGACGCTCGACACGGATGCCCTCGCCGAGCTCATCGCCGGGCACGACGCCGTCGTGTGGTCTGCGGGGGCGGCGGGAGATCGAACCCGCACCTACGCGGTGGACCGGGACACGGCCATCCGCTCGATGGATGCCGCAGCCCAGGCCGGGGTGACCCGCTACGTCATGGTCTCCTACCTCGGGGCGCGGCCCGACCACGGGGTGCCCGAGAGCGACCCCTTCTTTCGGTACGCGGAGGCGAAGGCAGCCGCGGATGCCCACCTCCGGGCATCCGGCCTCGATTACACGATCCTCGGCCCCAGTAGCCTCACGCTCGAACCCGCGAGCGGGCGCATCTCGGTGCAGTCGGAGCGCGGCACCGTGTCGCGCGGCAACGTCGCCGAGGTCATCGCGGCGGTGCTCGTGGAGCCGTCGACTGTGGGTAAGACGATCGAGTTCGTGGACGGCGAGACCCCCATTTCGGAGGCCATCCTCGGCTGA
- a CDS encoding DUF2277 domain-containing protein, whose protein sequence is MCRNIRVLHNFEPPTTDDEVREAALQFVRKVSGSTHPSRANAPAFEQAIDEIAAATRRMLDQLVTKAPPHNREEEAIKGRQRHEKRMEREVRIRTAEA, encoded by the coding sequence ATGTGCCGAAACATCCGGGTTCTTCACAACTTTGAGCCACCCACGACCGATGACGAAGTGCGGGAGGCTGCGCTGCAGTTTGTGCGCAAGGTGAGCGGGTCCACGCATCCGTCTCGTGCCAACGCTCCGGCGTTCGAGCAGGCCATCGATGAGATCGCCGCCGCGACGAGACGGATGCTCGATCAGCTGGTCACGAAGGCGCCCCCGCACAACCGCGAGGAGGAGGCCATCAAGGGCAGGCAACGCCACGAGAAGCGTATGGAACGTGAGGTGCGCATCCGTACCGCGGAGGCCTGA
- a CDS encoding response regulator: MIRVLVVDDHPIVRAGIVSLLDSADDIDVIGEAADGLEAVTLAATLEPDLVLMDLRMPELDGDEATSRILAAQPGVRVIVLTTYESDASILTAIEAGASGYLLKAAPPEEIVAGIRSVARGDVALAPSIAASLVRGMSRPTVTLSARETEVLRHVADGRSNREIAAQLHLSEATVKTHLIHAFEKLGVGDRTRAVTKAMELGLL; this comes from the coding sequence ATGATCCGTGTGCTTGTGGTCGACGACCACCCCATCGTCCGGGCCGGGATCGTGAGTCTTCTCGACTCCGCCGACGACATCGATGTGATCGGTGAGGCGGCGGACGGACTCGAGGCCGTGACCCTCGCGGCGACACTCGAGCCCGACCTCGTGCTCATGGACCTGAGGATGCCCGAACTCGACGGCGACGAAGCCACCTCGCGCATCCTCGCGGCCCAGCCGGGAGTGCGCGTGATCGTGCTCACCACGTACGAGTCGGATGCGAGCATCCTCACCGCGATCGAGGCGGGCGCGAGCGGGTACCTGCTGAAAGCCGCACCGCCCGAGGAGATTGTGGCGGGCATCCGATCCGTCGCGCGAGGGGACGTGGCGCTCGCACCGTCGATCGCGGCCTCTCTCGTGCGCGGGATGTCGCGCCCCACGGTCACGCTCAGCGCCCGCGAAACCGAGGTGCTGCGTCACGTCGCCGACGGCCGCAGCAACCGCGAGATCGCGGCGCAACTCCACCTCAGCGAGGCCACCGTCAAAACACACCTCATCCATGCCTTCGAGAAACTCGGCGTCGGCGACCGCACGCGTGCCGTCACGAAGGCGATGGAGCTGGGGCTGCTGTAA